The following is a genomic window from Synechococcus sp. JA-2-3B'a(2-13).
AGGGGTTCGAGAGCAAACGAAGTCACCTCTGGGTAGCCCGCCCCGGCAACGGGTTGTTCGGCAACGGCGCCCAACAGCAAAGAGTGGGTGAGAGGCTCTGCCACAATCGCCTGCAGCGAATAGGTGGATCCCGGTTTGACCACCTCCGGCAGGTTCAAGGTGACGGTGGGAGGGGCAGATCCAGAGGTGAGGGTGCTGGCCTCCCGCAGCACTTCTTGGTCAATCAACAGCAGTTGTCCGGGATTGGCTGGATCCGGGCGATAGCGATTGCGCACCAGGGCAGAGGCTTCTACCTGAAAGTCCCCCCGCACCGAGGATTGGGATCCCTCTACTTGGCTGAGAATATCGGCAACAATCTCAGGGCCCACCTGCCGCCAGGAGAGGATCTGGGCCGAATAGGTGAGTTCAGGATGAGAGCTCCACAGCTTGCGGATGGCACCTTCCACCTCTTCCCGGTCCAGCCCATCTCGGTGGCGGAAGTCGGGGCTGTAGCCGGCCATCACCCCTGGCAAATCCCGCCGGTTGGCGGCGGCCACCTGCTGGCTTAGCCACTCCACCAGGGCGGCTGGCGGTGGGCTGGAAACTTGCCGCTGGATCCCACTTTCTAGGGGCATCGGGGCAGCTTGGGCCCAAGCCGAGGACTCCGTCCGGCTGACGTGACCGGCTGTCAATCCAAGGGGGATGCTCCAGCTCACGGCCAGAGCAAGGGGCCAAAGCAGTTGCGGAAAGTTAGATCGGGATTTCAAGCCATGGGCCTCCAGCCGGCAAATCTGGATCCCAGTCTAGCCTTAGGGCAGTTGGGATCCCAAAGTCCAGACCAGATAAGATCGATTGGAATAAGCTTTGGCTCATAGCGCCTGTTCTCCATGGCTCCCCAGCACTCTCCAGCTTTCTTGGCCCTGGTCAACGAGGCCAAAAGCCGCATCCAAGAACTGACAGTCGAGCAGGTCAGGCAAAAACAACTGCAAGGGGATCCCTTCTATTTTGTGGATGTGCGGGAAGAGTCGGAGTGGCAAGCCGGCCACGCTGCCGGAGCCATCCACTTGAGCAAAGGGATCATTGAGCGGGACATCGAGAGGGTGATCCCCGACAAAGAAGCGGAGATCGTCCTGTACTGCGGCGGCGGGTTTCGTTCGGCGTTGGCAGCCGATAATCTACAGAAAATGGGCTATCGTCGGGTGATCTCGATGGATGGGGGCATGCGGGCTTGGCGGGAAGCGGGTTTTCCTGAGGAGCGCTAGAGCTGGCGGATTTCTTCCCTCACCCATAGGAAGAGGGAGGTATTGGCTGCTATCTGGCTGCTATCTGAAATGGCCGACCACTGAAGGCGGGAAGTGGGGGCGGCCCAACCTTGTTTAGAATGGCGATAGCCTGGCCGTTTAGCTTTACCCCTCTGCCATGCTCCAAACCCTGCCCCGCCTGGATGTTGCTGCCCGTTTGCAGCAGTTGCGCCAGCTTCTGCGAGAACAAGATCTGGATGGCTTTTGGGTTCCCTCTGCTGATGAGCATCTCAATGAGTATTTGCCGGAACATCGCAAGCGGCGTCAGTGGATCACAGGCTTTACCGGCTCGGTGGGGGATGCCTTGATCACCCGGGACAGGGCTTGGCTGTGGGTAGATCCCCGCTATCACGAACAGGCGGAGCGGGAGGTGGATCCCAATCTATTGACAGTGATCAAAGGAGGTCTGCCGAATCAGCCCAGCCTGATGGAGATTGTGGAGGAGCTGGGATCCGGCTTTCGCCTGGGGGTGGATCCCTTTACGGTGGCGGTGGCCACCTATCGCCAGTTGCAGGCCCATGCCCAAGCGGGAGGGGTGCTTTTGATCCCGGTCATGGAAAACTTGGTGGATAAGCTGGCTCAGGGATCCGCTCCTGTCGCTCCCTTTGACCGGCCCATTGACTCGGTACCCACCCACCTAAGCGGGGCCACCCCTGCAGAAAAGCTGGCCCAAGTCCGGCAGGAGATGCGCCGCAAGCGGGTGGGACTGTTGCCCCTGACCAAATTGGATCAGGTGGCCTGGCTGTTTAACCTGCGGGGATCCGACATCCCCTACAACCCAGTGTTTTGGGCCTATGCTTTGGTCAGCCTAGATAGAGCGGCTCTATTCACAGATCTGGAGCGGCTCAGTCCCCCATCTCGGCAATTTCTGGCAGAAGCCGGGGTGGAACTCTGGCCCTACGAGACCTACAGCCAACAACTGCCCCAATGGGCCAAGAGCTACGCGCCGGTGGGCTTGGATCCCAAGCAGACCACCCAGGGCACCCAGGAGCTGCTGCAGGATGCGAGCTGCCGCGAGCTGGAGCACCCAGTAGAAGCCCTCAAGGCCGTGAAAAACCCCACCGAGCTGGAGCAAATGCGCCGCGCCAACCGCAAAGCCAGCCGGGCCAAGATCCGTACCCTGGCCTGGATCGACCGGCAAATCCAACAGGGGATCCCCATCAGCGAAGCCGACGTGGCCGCCATCATGGAGGCCCACTACCGGGAGGAAGGGGAGTGGGTGGGCCTGAGCTTTAACACCATTGCCGGCGCCGGCGCCAACAGCTCCATCATCCACTACAGCACTCCGGATCCCCAAAAGCTGCTGCAGCCGGGCGAACTGTTTTTGTTGGACTCCGGATCCCACTACTTGGGGGGCACCACCGACGATACCCGCACCGTTTGGATTGGCCCGCAACCCGCGGATCCCTTGTGCAAGCGGCGCTATACCGAGGTGCTCAAGGCCCACATTCAATGCGCCCGCCAGATCTTCCCCCCCGACACCTATGGAGTCTCGTTGGATGGGATCGCCCGCTCCACCCTTTGGCAGGCCGGGCTGGACTATGGCCATGGCACCGGCCACGGTGTCGGCGCCTTTTTGAACGTCCACGAGGGGCCCAACGGGATCCACCGCCGCGCCAGCACCCCTCTCAAAGTGGGCATGATCAACAGCATCGAGCCGGGCTACTACCAGCCGGGATGGGGTGGGATCCGCCTGGAGAACCTCTACGAGGTGATTGCGATTCCCGAGCCGGAGGGCTGGATGGGCTTTCGCTCCCTAACTTGGATCCCTTTTGATGGGCGCTTAATCGATTGGGAACTGTTGAACGAGGCGCAGCGAGCCTGGCTGGACGAGTATCACCGGCAGGTTTACGTCATGCACTACGCCACCTTGCCAGAACAGGATGCCGCCTGGTTACGACGCGCCTGCGGACTGAGCTGATGTACTCGCGCAAGCGTTGCGCGGCGATTACAGATCCCCTGGCAAAGAACGCAGGAAGGATCCCCGCAGTTGACCACATGCGGCATTGCCATCCAAGCCACGGGTTTGGCGCACAGTGGCCCGCACTTGGTGCTGTTCGAGCTGGCGGACGAACTCTCTGACCCGTGTCGGGTGGGGGCGTTGATAGTCAGCTTCAGAGATGGGGTTGTAAGGGATCAGGTTCACGTGCAGTTGTACCCCTGACCGGCTGGCCTGCTGCAGCAATTGCGCCAGTTGGCGGGCATGAATGGGCAGGTCGTTGACCCCCGATAGCAGGGTATATTCAAAACTGACTCGCCGCCCGGTGCGCAGCATGTAGTCGCGGCAATCCTGGATCAGAGTGTCCAGAGGGTAGTGGGATGCCGAAGGGATCAACCGTTGCCGCAGGTCTTGATTGGGGGCATGCAAGCTGACGGCCAGGGTAACTTGCAGATCCTGCTGCGCCAGCCAGGCAATTTGCCGGGGTACCCCCACCGTCGAGAGGGTGATATGCCGTTGGCCGATGCCGATATCTTGATTCAGGCTGCGGATGGCTTGTACTACCGTATCGCGGTTGAGCAGGGGTTCCCCCATGCCCATAAAGACCACATGGCTGACGCGACGGCCAAAATCTTCCTGCACCGTCAACACCTGATCCAGAATCTCGTGCAGCTCTAGGTTGCGCCGGTAGCCCATCTTGCCGGTGGCACAGAAATCGCAGGCCATCGGGCAGCCCACCTGAGAAGAGACGCAGACCGTCAGACGCTTGGCCGTTGGGATCCCTACCGTTTCGATCAACTGCCCATCCGCCAACCCCAGCAGAAACTTCACAGTACCATCGCGGGCCTCTGTCCGCTGCACAATGCGCGAGCGTCCCACTGGGTAGCTTTGCACCGCCTCTCGCCAAGCCCTAGGAAACACCGTCACCTGTTCCAGGGAGCGGATCCCTTTTTGGTAGATCCAAGCATGCAGTTGTTGCCCGCGATAGGCCGGCTGTCCTTGGGCAACCGCCCAGTCTTTCAGAGCAGACAAGGATTGCCCCAGCAGCGGAATGGGTAGGGCCGACATCAATACCATCTTAGACGAGATCTCAAGAGGCACAGGAGTCCGGCTCCTCTACTCTAGCCTGTCCCTGCAACCCAATCCCCTTCAAGAACTCCGTCCGAGTGGCGCGAACGGCCTCGTCGCCACAGGGTTGCGGTTCCCCTGCCCATGGCAACAACTCCGCCAGAGACAGGGCGGGTGACGGTAAGCAACAATGCTCTCTTAAATCCCTTAAATTCCCTTAAATCAAGTTGCCCAAGGGCTTTTCCACCCCGCACTCAAGTACAGGGCTACCAAGCTATTCCCTGGTGTAGTTTTGTAGAGTGTGTTATGGAGTGCGCCATCGGGACGGAGTCCCTGACAGTTGGACAAAGTCTGCAGGATCAGGAGCGCTCGATCTGAATCTTCTCGATTTCAATCCATTGAATCCATCTGAACCTATGTCTGTTTCCCCACAACTGGCTCAACTGGCCACCTGGATGGCAGGGCACTTCAACAACCTACAACAGGCGATTGCAGAGCCCGTCTGGTTTGCCAACATTCATGTGTACCAATGCCCCTTGCCTTGGTCGGTGTTGCAGGGGGTGGGGTTTTACGTGGAGCAACTGTACGACATTTATCCTGAGCAGCCTTACCGACAGCGGGTGATCCACCTCTTCGATACTCCAGATGGGATCCGGATTCAAAACTATGCTCTGACAGCTCCTGACTCCTACAGGTGCGCCGGTCGGGAGTTGTTGCTAAGCAACGCTTACGCGAAGGGGAAATTGGCCGGTCTGACAGCAGCGGAGTTGGAACTCTTGCCCGGCTGTGTCACCCAGGTGGAATGGACGGGATCCTGCTATCGGGGCCGCAGCCTGCCCGGCAAAGGCTGTATTGTTGAACGCAAAGGCAGAACCACCTATTTGTACAGCGAGTTTGAGATCGGAGCCGACTACTTTCACAGCTTGGATCAAGGTCGGGATCCGGAGACCGATCAAGTGATCTGGGGATCCCTATCCGGGCCTTTTCGGTTTGTCAAAAAACAGGATTTTTCCCAGTACCTACCGCAGTGGGCTGAAGTGCTGAACCATGAGGCTGTTGGAGCAACTGGTTGAGCAGCTGCGGGCGCTGGGGATCCCGTTCGCGTCGTCAGGACGGACTTCCCGGCGAGAGTTGGTCTGGCTAACCCTGCGGTTGGCCTGGGAAAACGCGATGCGCTACCGGCTGTTTGGCCTGGCCTCTGAAATGGCCTATAGCTCGATGTTGGCGCTGTTCCCCTTCATCCTCACGCTCCTGACCGGGGTTGGGCTGTTTGTCGGCTCCTCTGAGCAAGCCTTCGAGCGCTTGATGGAGCAGTTGAGCCAAATTGCTCCCCAAGAGGCCCTGACGCTTTTGGATCGGTATGTGCGCGAGCTCCGCTTCGGGCAGAATCGGGGGTTGTTGTCGCTCGGCTTCTTGGGCACCCTGTGGGCTGCTTCTGGAGCCATGGGGGCGGTGATGACAGCTTTGGATCTCAGCCATGAGATCCCTCAAGATAGGCGCCGTCCCTTCTGGAGACGCAAGCTGATCTCGCTGGTTTGGATGCTCGCCACCTTGGGGTTGACCGGACTGGCCAGCTTGATCTTTTTGTTCAGTGCCAGCTTTTTGCGCTTCTTGTACAGGAAAGCGGGATTCTTAGCGCAGGAAGTTGGCGGGCCGACTCAGTTGGATCCCCTGCGAGAGCTGGGGTTGAACTTGTGGGGGATCCTCACTTGGCCAATTTCCTTGGGGTTGGTCGTCTTCTCCTGCTGGGTGCTGTATCGATTTGGCCCCAGCTTGCGCCGACCCCAAATCCCGATTTGGCCGGGGGCCATCGTGGCCAGCCTACTGTGGGTTGGGGTGTCGTGGGGGTTGCGGATTTACGTGGAGCACTTTGGGCAGTTCAACCAAGTCTACGGGGCGGTGGGGGCGGTTATTGTTCTGCTGCTCTGGGTTTGGCTCACTTCCTTGGCGCTGCTGTTTGGGGATCAAATCAACATCGCCCTCTACCAGGCGCAAAAATGGATTGAAGAACGGGATCCCTAGCCCTTACTCCAAATCCGAGTCATGGATGCAGACGGAAATTCTCTCACCCACTCCTGAGCACATTGCCGTAGCGGCGGCAGCCTTGCTGCGGGGCCAGTTGGTGGCCATCCCCACGGAGACGGTTTACGGCCTGGCGGGCAATGGCTTGGATGAGCAGGCAGTGGCAAACATTTTTGCCGCCAAGGAGCGCCCCCGCTTCGATCCCCTGATCCTGCATCTGCCGGCTGGGGTGACCCTAGAGCAATTGCAGGGGTGGCTGGTGGACGTGTCGGCTTTTACTCCCGCCGCTCGCGCTCTGCTGGGATCCCTGATCGACACCTTCTGGCCGGGGCCCCTAACCTTGGTGCTGCCCAAGTGCCCCACCGTGCCGGATCTGGTAAGCAGCGGGTTGCCTACTGTTGCCCTGCGGGTGCCTGCTCACCCGGTGGCTCAAGCTTTGTTGCAGGCGGTGCAAACCCCTCTGGCTGCCCCCAGTGCCAATCGCTTTGGCCGCATCAGCCCCACCTCAGCCCAGGCCGTCTATGCAGAGTTGGGAGGGCGGATCCCTTACATCTTGGATGGGGGAGAGTGTGCTGTGGGCCTGGAGTCCACCGTGCTAAAGCTCAGCCCCGAGGGGATCCCAACGCTGCTGCGCCCAGGAGGGATCCCACTGGAAGCCCTGGAGGCCCACCTGGGGTTGCCCATCCGGTTGCCCCCAGAACAGGCCCCCAAGGATGGCACAACGGGCCCGCCAGAAGCGCCGGGACGACTGAGCAGCCACTATGCCCCCAGTAAGCCCCTCCGGCTTTTGCCCACCCCTTTTGCCCAGCTTCAGCCCGGCGATTGGCAACAGGTGCAGCACCTGACAACCGGTCATTCCCACCTGGGCATCCTCAGCTTTGCCACGGATCCGCAGGCTCTGCTGAACACCCTCTCCCGCCATTGGCCGGGGATCACTTTCAGTTTGGAGTGTTTGGGTTCGGATCCCAAGGCAGCCGCCCGCGCCCTCTTTGCCAGCCTGCGCCGACTGGATGAGGGAGATGCTACGCTCCTGCTGGCAGAGCCCCCACCCATCTCGACGGGGTTGGGCTATGCGATGATGGATCGGCTACGCCGGGCCAGCAGCCTTTCGCGTTAGCGTCGCTTAGCGATATGGAACTCTCCCCCCTCGTTGCCATCGTAATGGGTAGCGATTCCGATTTGCCCACCCTTGCACCTGCCGCCCAGGTGTGTGAGGAGTTTGGGATCCCTTACCAATTGCAGATCCTCAGCGCCCATCGCACTCCCGAGGCGATGGTAGAGTTTGCCCGCCGCGCCCATACCCAAGGGATCCGCGTCATCATTGCCGGGGCAGGGGGAGCAGCCCATTTGCCGGGGATGGTGGCGTCCCTCACCCCTCTGCCGGTGATCGGGGTGCCGGTGCTCAGCCCATCCCTGCAGGGGATCGACTCCTTATACTCGATTGTGCAAATGCCCAAAGGGATCCCGGTGGCCACGGTGGCCATTGGCAACGGCTACAACGCGGGTCTGTTGGCGGTGCAGATCCTAGCCAGTGGGGATCCCGATCTGCTCCGGCGGGTGATCGCCTATCGGGAAAGCCTAAAACAGGCGGTGCAGGAGAAAAACGACCAGTTGCAAACCCAAGGGTGGAAAGCCTACCTCGACTCTATAAAGCATAAGAGCATAATTTAAGGAGCGTTGATCTATCTTGCCGCTTGCAAAGGGCCAGATAGGGCCGAGTTTTGGGAGTTGCCATCGGTGAAGCATCAATCGGGTCGCCCTTCTTCCGGCCAGGGATCCTGGCCAGAATATCTGCAGCGGGTGGGGCGTGGGGCAGTGGAGACGGGATCCCAAGTTGCTCTGTGGATCCTATCGGGGCCGCAGTGGCGGGTTTTGGCTCTGTCGGCCTTGGCGTTGGCAGGGCTGGCCTTCTGGAATGGGCGGCTGGCGCTCTCTCTGGGGGTGGGCACCTTGGTGATGTTGGGGCTACAGGGGGTGCGCAGCCCTGAGTTCAACCGCCGCTGGCAGGAGTGGCAAGCTTGGTTTCGGCAGGCGGATCGCTGGCTTTTGCTGGCAATTGGTTCGGGAGCAGCCGCCACCTTGGGCACCTACACCCTCATCTCCATCTGGGCAGAATCCACCCAACGCTGGCTGGCCACCGGTGCCATTCTACAGGGATTGGCCACTCTAGCCTTGTTGTCGCTGCTGTTTGGGGAGTGGCTCAGGGGCCGACAAGAGCGGCAACGGTCTCAATTGGAGCGCGACCTCAGCGACATTGCTTCTCCCGATCCCTTCCGACGGCTGGCGGGCGTTCGCCGCTTGCAGAGCTTAATGTCCCACCTGGATCCCGAGCAAACCCGGCTGGCGGTGGATTATCTGCGGTTGGCCCTCGACCAAGAGACGGTAGCGGTTGTGCGGGAAGCCCTGCTGGAGGCCCTACAGGGATGGGGGATCCTGCGCCGCCTCAACGATTTGACCAATCTCAAACACCCCAGCAGGGATCCCTCTTCAAACTAAGATAACGGCTGTCTTGGTCCTCAAGGGTTTGACTGGGATGATAAATTCAGTCCCTTGGGCAATCCGCCAAATAGATTGCTCACCTCAGGTTTAGCTAAACCGCCGAGAAGCCCCGCGCTGTATGCGTAGCAACCCTGCGGGAAGCTAGCTACAGGGTCGGGAGTATGTTACGCGGCATACCCCCTTTCCATCTAGGCTCAGGCTTGTCCCTCTGCCGCCAGCCCTATTGCAAAAAGCTTGCTTGGAGCTGGCCTGCAAGGAAGGCTAGAATCTTTTACTATGGGTAATCCTCTCCAGCCGCTCCCTTAGCCGCACTGTGCCAGCATGTATACCATTTCCGACTTTGACCGCCTGATCCAGTTTCTCCCGGTGGAGATCCGCCCTGAAGTGCAGATCGAGATCGGCACCCCCGACCAGTCTCGGGTTGTGCAGCCGTTGTGGCGCTTTCCCTGGCAGAAATACTCTCGCTTCGCCATTGACCTCAGCCGTTGGCAGAAGCTGAGCCCTGACCAGCAGAAGATCTACTTCTTGCGAGAAGCGGTGATGGCCACAGAGCTGGCTTTGGGGGATAACTGGTCGGCGTTGTTGCTGTATCCCGCCTTGATCGGGGCCGGCAGCATGGGCATTTTGGTAGAGCTGCAGATGGGAGATAACCTCGGCGTTGGCTTAGCAGCAGGCTTGGCCGCGTCAGCGGTGTTTCTGTTGCGCAAAGCGGAGAAGGGCCAGAAGGCCCAGGTGGCAGCCGACGAGTTTGCCGTGCGCTATGCCTCCCAGAATGGCTACACCTCCGAGCAAGCTGCTGCTATCTTGCTGAGCGCGCTGCAGCAGGTGGCCATGCTGGAAGATCGCGTTAAAAATGACTACGACACCACCATGCGCCGCCGCAACCTGGAGTTTTTGGCGCAGCGAGGCCTGGGAGCTGGCACCCTGACCATCAACCCCAAGTACCGCAACAAGGGGCAAAGCTCCAGCCCGAATCCTTTCCAAAACCCTTTCCAGCGCTGAGGCCTCTCAAAGCTAGTTAGGGATTGACTGGGCTTATTCTTCGTCCTCTTCCAACTCTGGAAGCTCCTCAGTTGGGGTAGACTTGATCGCCTCATCTTCTACAATCACAATTTCTGTATCGGGGCTGTAATACCGACGCACATCCCACTCCGTAATCCAGCGGCGAATAATTGACCGCACAGTGGTTGTGCTGTAGAGCTCAGGAAGCTGTGGCAGCGATGGGCGTACCCAATCGGGATAAGCTTTCTGGTAGAGATCCGCTACCCTATGCCACATGGATTGAATGTCCTCGCGGGCTTCTAAGCAGGAACAGAGAGGGGTAGCTTGGCTAATAGCCTCCATGCCGGCCTTTACAACTTCCTCAGACATATGCTTCTGGAGAGCTATCTTAGGTGCTTTCTCCCAATCTCCTTTTTCTTGTAGAATGACCCTCTCGAAATCGCGGGTTACTGCTCCTACGAAAACCAGCGGAGCTTTCTTTATTTCTTCAGGCAGGGTTGTTGTACCAAACAAGTGCCCAAGAACGCGGTACGACTTGACCCGCTGAAGAAGACTGTACTGGGCAATAAGCTCAATCTCATCCACCAAAACCACCAAGCCCCCAAACCCTATGGCCCGACATAGCTGGGCACAGAAGGCCAGGCGCTGCCAGTGTAGGCTTTCTGCAGGGGGTAGCTTGCCAATGGGATAAGCACCTGCCAAGCCGTGATCCCGTAGGCTTCGCCTTACCTCTGAGGACTTCAGAGTGGGCTCACCAGCCCAAAAGCGGACAATGGCGTCTAGCTTCTCGTCATCGCCTCCTAACCTTTGGTACAGAGCCAAGGTGGCCGGCCACCAGCCTGACCCAAACTGCCACTGGTTAACCCAAAGCTGGAACTTCTGGAAAGAAGGCGAGAAAGAAGGCGAGGAGTCCTGTAGCCGGGCTGCCATGCCTTGGATCCCACGCTCAACCATGTCAGGGAGCTCGACCTGGGCAAGGAGGCGGGGAATCAGGCGATTGGGGTTACCGAGGGGCAACTCTTTGGAGACGACAACTAGGGAGGTGGCAAAATTATTCTTCCTTGCTCGCTCCTGCAGGGTTAGTAGAAGATGGGACTTGCCTGTCCCAAAATCCCCCTTTATCAGCATTCCTGCAGGGCCTGAACTAGCACCCTTGCACAGCTCTTGAAAACCCTCCTCAATCTGAGACTGCCAAGAGCCAAGTTCTGCAACTGCGAACCGGTTAGGAACGCCATTTCGTAGGGCTTCAATGGCCCGCCTAGCTGCAATCGCTACATTCATAGAAGCTGCACCATAGCTGTGCATGGATTAGGCTTTTGAAGAGAAGAAACCTCATTCTCAATTCGAGTTTGCAAAGCTCGATATCTATGATAAGACAGACGCTCAGATTCAATAAACTCTGGAGGAGCTAAGAAAATTAACACAGTTTTTTCTAGTTCACTCTCCGCATCGATAAACTCACGCAAAGTCTCGTAGAGCTCAAGGATTTGTCGACTGGTAAAGTTAGGGCGTCCACTGGGGGTCCGCTCGTAGTAGTGAAGCAAGCTGACAAGGACTGCTACTAAGCCGGATCGTCGTGTAAATAGTCTTAAGAAAGAAAGTAGAATCCCTCGAGCATTTGTCCTGTCAATCTTTCGAAAAATAGCCGCTTCACGCACCCGGCTGATAGAGCTCAGCGTACCTTTAAGCCACTCTTGAATTGCAGAGCATAGACCTTCCAGAGTGCCTGGGCTTTGAAGGGGTTCGTAGACAAGTCGGACTATGGCTTTGCGAAAGTCAAGGGCTAGTGAGTAATCCAGAAAAATACCTCTCTTAATTTCCCGCTGAAACTCTAGTTTGATCTCACGGGCTTCAATCTGATAGAATTCGGCCAACTGCTCTAAAGTGCAGTCCTGCAGATCTAGCCTGGGAGGGTATCCAATTTTTTGGAGAATGTTGAAGCGCAGATCTTTGGCAAAAGTCTCCCAATCTACTCTCTGAGCAAGGGCAAACCAAAGCTGTTCGACTGAATGCAGCTTTAAGCACTCCTCTGTCAAATCAAAAATATGAAAGGAATACTGGTTAAGCTTTTCCAGCAGCGCTTTCCGCACCCAAGAGTAGGAATCTTTCGGAACAACGGCCAGCTTGACAGTGGCACCACCTTCAGGGATAAAAGAACGCAAGTAGTCTTCTTCCAGACAGCGCAGCCACAAATCAGGCTCTAGCCGACCCTGGCCCTCTTCGCTCATAGCTTCTCAAACTCCAAAAGATAGTAGGCGTGCTCCACCCCAGCTTCGTCTCGAATGCGGTAGTAGCGACCCGAGCGCGTGCCTGTAGACGCGGAGAAGATCAAGCGGTAGCCCTCCACATGGTTGGTGCCATTTCGATCCAAGAGGTAAAGATGCCGCGTAAACTCCACTTCGGTGTAGTCTGGGTTGTTGAGGTGGAGCACCTCGAAGACATCGCGAGCAGGTACTTGAAGAGAACGAGGCAGCTCTGCGCTTGACTTTCTCAAGTAACCCGCTGCAATTTTTGCCGCTTTCCAGATGCGTTCAAGAACTACCTCTGGATTAGTTTCTTTCCCTTTGGTCATTCTTGCTCGGAGAATCTTCTCTGCAATGGCACTGGGCCGTTGAGAGCGTAGAAGCTTGCGATCTATGCGCACTCCCTCCCTGGAAAAGCGCACTAAGGCGGGGAAAGCTACAAAGACATGGGGGCTTTCCGTAGGCAGCCAAGGCTGGCCGACTCGTTCTCCTACCTCGCTAGCAAGTTCTTCAAGAGAAGTTCTCTCCAAAACCTGCTGGGTTTGTTCAAGGGCTTGTCTTACCGTCTCCACCTGGGAAAGAGCCTCGCTGAGGACAGAGCTACAGCCTTGTAGCTGGCGGCTCAGGGCTGGAACTTGCCCTCCTTTACAAGCGACTTGGGCTTTCCCTGCGGTCTCCTTTGCTTTCTTAGTCAGGGCAAATAGCTTGCCTAGCTCGTCGTCAAGAGTCTTGAAGAGGGCTTCAATCATTAGTTTTTGGGCCTTTTCTTCGAGAAATCTAGCATCACCAAGAGTTTGGGTGCAAGGCCTTCCCACCTCCGGCTCTTCAAGGCATACGCAGTTCCCCTTCCACCTCAAGGCGGGTGTAAGGGCCAATGGAGAGGAAGCGCTCCCCTAGCATTTCAGCAGCAGCAGGCTGAATCCAGCCCATACGCTGCAGCAGGTGCAAAGCCAGGGCATACTTGGCCCGGGCGGCTCCATCCTGGACCTTGATGGCCAGGCCCATGCCTTCCCCCACCCGGCCAATGCACTGGATCCCTTCAGCACCCGATTTGCTCACCAGATCCCCTTGAGTGGCCCGCATCAATTCCGTGTCGAAACACCCCTGTCCAGCCACCATCTCCGGGTGATGGGTCATGGCCCGTGCTACCGATTCCAAGTCGGGCCGCTCGCCGGCGGTCAGTTGGGCGAATAGAGAAGCCAGGTGGTTCAGTTGCAATTGGTAGGTGGGCACCCCACAGTCATCCCGCGCAAACAAAAACTCCTCCGAGGGCATTTGCAGCAAATCCGCCAACTTGGCCCGCACCAGCGCTTGCACCGGATGCTGCCGCTGGGCATAGTCCGACAAGGTCCAGTTTTGGGCGCGGCTGGCCACGAGCATGCCAGCATGTTTGCCGGAGCAGTTGTGGCACAGGGGGCTGGGCTTGCCGGGTGGGGTGGGGCAGACCAGCAAATCGGGAGACAGATCGGCCCGCCACAGTATGCTGAACACCTGCCGCGCATGAGCCGTGGTGCCCTGATGGGATCCGCACATGATGGCAATATCTTTCTCGCTGAGGCGGTAGCGCTCGCGGATGCCGGTGGAGAGCATGGCCAGTGCTTGGAAAGGTTTGAGGGCAGAACGGGCAAAAACAGGGGTGGTGCTGTTGCCGGCCATGGCCAGAGAACGCCCGCGGCTATCGGCCACGACAGCTTGGCAATGATGGATAGATTCGGTCAACCCCTCCCGCAAGACATGGATTAAGAGTTCAGG
Proteins encoded in this region:
- a CDS encoding DUF3318 domain-containing protein, yielding MYTISDFDRLIQFLPVEIRPEVQIEIGTPDQSRVVQPLWRFPWQKYSRFAIDLSRWQKLSPDQQKIYFLREAVMATELALGDNWSALLLYPALIGAGSMGILVELQMGDNLGVGLAAGLAASAVFLLRKAEKGQKAQVAADEFAVRYASQNGYTSEQAAAILLSALQQVAMLEDRVKNDYDTTMRRRNLEFLAQRGLGAGTLTINPKYRNKGQSSSPNPFQNPFQR
- the purE gene encoding 5-(carboxyamino)imidazole ribonucleotide mutase, which codes for MELSPLVAIVMGSDSDLPTLAPAAQVCEEFGIPYQLQILSAHRTPEAMVEFARRAHTQGIRVIIAGAGGAAHLPGMVASLTPLPVIGVPVLSPSLQGIDSLYSIVQMPKGIPVATVAIGNGYNAGLLAVQILASGDPDLLRRVIAYRESLKQAVQEKNDQLQTQGWKAYLDSIKHKSII
- a CDS encoding asparaginase, which gives rise to MSFENRSTAPELLIHVLREGLTESIHHCQAVVADSRGRSLAMAGNSTTPVFARSALKPFQALAMLSTGIRERYRLSEKDIAIMCGSHQGTTAHARQVFSILWRADLSPDLLVCPTPPGKPSPLCHNCSGKHAGMLVASRAQNWTLSDYAQRQHPVQALVRAKLADLLQMPSEEFLFARDDCGVPTYQLQLNHLASLFAQLTAGERPDLESVARAMTHHPEMVAGQGCFDTELMRATQGDLVSKSGAEGIQCIGRVGEGMGLAIKVQDGAARAKYALALHLLQRMGWIQPAAAEMLGERFLSIGPYTRLEVEGELRMP
- a CDS encoding ATP-binding protein, with the translated sequence MVERGIQGMAARLQDSSPSFSPSFQKFQLWVNQWQFGSGWWPATLALYQRLGGDDEKLDAIVRFWAGEPTLKSSEVRRSLRDHGLAGAYPIGKLPPAESLHWQRLAFCAQLCRAIGFGGLVVLVDEIELIAQYSLLQRVKSYRVLGHLFGTTTLPEEIKKAPLVFVGAVTRDFERVILQEKGDWEKAPKIALQKHMSEEVVKAGMEAISQATPLCSCLEAREDIQSMWHRVADLYQKAYPDWVRPSLPQLPELYSTTTVRSIIRRWITEWDVRRYYSPDTEIVIVEDEAIKSTPTEELPELEEDEE
- a CDS encoding L-threonylcarbamoyladenylate synthase; the protein is MQTEILSPTPEHIAVAAAALLRGQLVAIPTETVYGLAGNGLDEQAVANIFAAKERPRFDPLILHLPAGVTLEQLQGWLVDVSAFTPAARALLGSLIDTFWPGPLTLVLPKCPTVPDLVSSGLPTVALRVPAHPVAQALLQAVQTPLAAPSANRFGRISPTSAQAVYAELGGRIPYILDGGECAVGLESTVLKLSPEGIPTLLRPGGIPLEALEAHLGLPIRLPPEQAPKDGTTGPPEAPGRLSSHYAPSKPLRLLPTPFAQLQPGDWQQVQHLTTGHSHLGILSFATDPQALLNTLSRHWPGITFSLECLGSDPKAAARALFASLRRLDEGDATLLLAEPPPISTGLGYAMMDRLRRASSLSR